Proteins encoded in a region of the Acidobacteriota bacterium genome:
- a CDS encoding tyrosine-protein phosphatase produces MSELISIDQMPSVPEIDVPGQLYFLLRRPVLAGMRKPHPTWLRTYWQSLHDAGLRGVVCLSSETPSYCPRPLRIVHASKLEDLAHGGFPRHPGDELRKIEKAVSCVLERLDAGEGVVVHCVGGRGRTGTVLGCVLRERGVSAKDIIDHLDTLHKKRGRSGWPESSW; encoded by the coding sequence ATGTCCGAACTCATTTCCATCGACCAGATGCCTTCCGTGCCGGAAATCGATGTACCCGGTCAGTTGTACTTCTTGCTGCGGAGGCCGGTGCTCGCGGGGATGCGGAAGCCGCATCCAACGTGGCTTCGAACGTACTGGCAGTCGCTGCACGACGCTGGATTGAGAGGGGTGGTCTGCCTTTCGAGCGAGACTCCATCCTACTGCCCCCGCCCTCTGCGGATCGTACATGCCTCAAAGCTGGAAGATCTCGCGCACGGAGGATTCCCGCGGCATCCGGGCGACGAGCTGAGAAAGATCGAGAAGGCGGTCTCGTGTGTCCTGGAAAGGCTCGACGCCGGAGAGGGCGTGGTGGTTCACTGCGTCGGCGGTCGGGGGCGGACGGGCACCGTGCTGGGCTGTGTGCTTCGAGAGCGGGGAGTGTCGGCGAAGGACATCATCGACCACCTCGACACACTGCACAAAAAACGCGGCCGGTCCGGCTGGCCGGAGTCTTCCTGGC